One window from the genome of Amphiprion ocellaris isolate individual 3 ecotype Okinawa chromosome 23, ASM2253959v1, whole genome shotgun sequence encodes:
- the LOC111589171 gene encoding uncharacterized protein LOC111589171 produces MQRSAPGANTRSRKTRQQDTRRRPANNQQNTTMGTLNGPVGPLAWSPMTTEYQEKFLPPQRYKTIITTSGMKEPYHSLKGTSADIRTLRSCFVDQNCRKIPPQAPQPPQPLKDYRKRASSVTRPPVCTMAPQMPPKQDFVTVYQSDFQPWVVSKLKPHRLKDNFNIKHGIVALDYPHEQERRSTANSTGVPQDVSHPVQPRPSQVEPPEPRAASFQPKAASHINKERLDKSSDFFDKFQSWSLETKFYGQPKEPGQPEHHWFVQMTHKSHSTKPILPSVQTSMNSA; encoded by the exons ATGCAGAGGAGCGCACCAGGCGCAAATACGCGCTCTAGAAAGACGAGGCAGCAAGATACACGACGCAGGCCTGCAAACAACCAGCAGAATACAACCATGGG TACACTCAACGGACCTGTGGGACCCCTAGCATGGTCCCCCATGACCACAGAGTACCAGGAGAAGTTCCTCCCTCCCCAGCGGTACAAAACTATCATCACCACCTCAGGGATGAAGGAGCCCTACCATTCGCTGAAGGGCACGAGTGCAGATATCCGCACCTTAAG aTCCTGCTTCGTTGACCAAAACTGCCGTAAAATCCCACCACAGGCCCCACAGCCTCCACAGCCTCTCAAAGACTACAGAAAGAGGGCCAGCAGCGTCACACGCCCTCCTGTTTGTACCATGGCCCCCCAGATGCCACCCAAGCAGGACTTTGTAACTGTGTATCAAA GTGATTTCCAACCTTGGGTGGTGAGCAAGCTGAAGCCACATCGGCTGAAAGACAACTTCAACATAAAGCATGGAATAGTTGCCTTGGATTATCCTCATGAGCAAGAGAGAAGATCCACAGCCAACTCTACTGGCGTCCCACAGGATGTCTCCCACCCTGTGCAGCCCAGACCCAGCCAAGTTGAGCCACCGGAGCCGAGAGCAGCATCCTTCCAACCAAAGGCGGCTTCACACATAAACAAAGAACGTCTTGACAAATCCAGTGACTTCTTTGACAAATTCCAATCCTGGTCCCTTGAAACCAAGTTCTACGGCCAACCCAAAGAGCCCGGTCAACCAGAACATCACTGGTTTGTCCAAATGACACACAAGTCCCACAGCACAAAGCCAATTCTGCCGTCTGTGCAAACCAGCATGAACAGTGCATAA
- the larp7 gene encoding la-related protein 7 codes for MMTTERGAGEAGASEPSSKSKETEKKKRSRVKQLLGDVKKQVEFWFGDVNLHKDRFLKKLIDESDDGYVDISVLASFNRMKKLTTDTKLIARALKNSSLVEVNLEGNKVRRQLPVGDIPNDVDSRTVYVELLPKDVTHGWIERVFTKCGNVVYVSIPRYKSSGDSKGFAFVEFEKGEQARKAIEMLNNPPEDAPRKPGIFPKTKSRKPISLPADNPPGEEEEKKKRKKKKKKEGATVQLPAEEVKEQEMEAEPSEPKRQHSVSVDLDPEVSSTQKTPSKLSEKKRRRSQTAEGSESDVPSKIRKTSESESGEKEKSGAKSTSPTKSDSQRGTEKGKENGDDATVKAKRKRKKKHKEKLKIGEEVIPLRVLSKKDWLQLKEEYLALQKRSMSSLKKCMSKIDHKEHKSLMETDENPGDGNVDKSNKSEKDTNQGPQFTSGVIVKITDNKPLPERKIIKEVLSKISPVAYIDILEGDAEGHIRFHSPENAKAVSDVKAELQKEHSWKLEILSGDHEQRYWQKILVDRQVKLNRPREKKRGTEKLISKAEKIIIARAKEANKHIRFQED; via the exons ATGATGACCACAGAGAGGGGAGCTGGTGAAGCTGGTGCCTCAGAGCCCAGCAGTAAAAGCAaggagacagagaagaagaagaggtcaCGTGTCAAACAGCTGCTCGGTGATGTGAAGAAGCAGGTGGAATTCTGGTTCGGAGATGTCAACCTGCACAAGGACCGCTTTCTGAAAAAGCTCATCGATGAATCCGATGATGGAT ATGTTGATATATCTGTGCTGGCGAGCTTTAATCGAATGAAGAAGCTGACTACTGACACTAAGCTGATTGCCAGAGCGCTGAAAAACTCATCTTTAGTCGAG gttAACCTCGAGGGAAATAAAGTAAGACGCCAGCTCCCGGTTGGAGACATACCGAACGATGTAGACAGCCGCACAGTctatgtg GAACTTTTACCCAAGGATGTGACCCATGGCTGGATTGAAAGAGTGTTcacaaaatgtggaaatgtgGTTTACGTTAGCATCCCCAGATACAAGTCCTCGGGCGACTCCAAAGGTTTTGCCTTTGTCGAGTTTGAGAAAGGAGAACAAGCACGGAAAGCCATAGAG ATGCTGAACAACCCTCCTGAGGATGCTCCCAGGAAACCAGGGATTTTCCCCAAAACGAAAAGTAGGAAACCCATTTCTCTGCCcgctgacaacccaccag gtgaagaagaagagaagaaaaagcgaaagaagaagaaaaagaaggaaggtGCCACAGTGCAGCTGCCTGCAGAAGAAGTCAAAGAGCAGGAGATGGAAGCTGAACCGTCCGAGCCTAAGAGGCAACACTCAGTTAGTGTGGATTTAGATCCGGAGGTCAGCAGCACTCAGAAGACGCCCAGTAAGCTGTCGGAGAAAAAGAGACGACGGTCACAGACAGCAGAGGGATCAGAAAGTGACGTACCATCGAAGATAAGAAAAACCAGCGAAAGTGAATCtggagagaaggagaaaagtGGAGCAAAGAGTA CTTCACCCACTAAAAGCGACTCGCAGAGAGGTACTGAGAAGGGGAAAGAAAACGGAGATGATGCGACCGTGAAAgcaaagaggaagagaaaaaagaaacacaaagagaaactCAAAATTGGGGAAGAGGTGATTCCATTGCGGGTTCTATCAAA GAAAGACTGGCTTCAACTGAAAGAGGAGTACTTGGCCTTGCAGAAGCGCAGCATGTCGTCCCTGAAGAAGTGCATGAGTAAGATTGATCACAAGGAACACAAGAGCCTAATGGAGACGGATGAGAATCCTGGAGATGGAAATG TtgataaaagcaacaaaagtgaaaagGACACTAATCAGGGCCCTCAATTCACCAGTGGTGTCATCGTGAAGATTACAGACAACAAGCCGCTGCCAGAGAGGAAAATCATCAAA gaggtCTTGTCCAAAATATCTCCAGTGGCCTACATTGATATTTTAGAGGGAGACGCTGAAGGTCACATCCGATTTCACAGTCCAGAGAACGCCAAAGCTGTCAGTGATGTTAAAGCAGAGCTACAGAAGGAGCACAGCTGGAAACTGGAGATTCTCTCAG GTGACCATGAACAACGGTACTGGCAGAAGATCCTAGTGGACCGTCAGGTCAAGTTGAATCGACCGAGGGAAAAGAAGCGCGGTACAGAAAAG CTCATATCCAAAGCCGAAAAAATCATCATTGCCAGAGCCAAGGAGGCCAATAAACACATCCGCTTCCAGGAAGACTAA
- the LOC111589168 gene encoding protein NLRC3-like: MVETDVSNSCLTTLRILRVSLVDELEGHINSLLDVLVSREVFTRDDREVVLCQLGPRARVRKVLDIVECKGEEAAQVFLSARSHQHSKEGSTDQPQSIEYNKVKQKHKDVLRRRSESMLFYNTRHGEKILFSEHYVNLLLVDGHQGLEIKRHEVLTFGQKRLSLQQKSAVRRNISPAELFSSANGVRPVKKVLVTGVAGIGKTILVQKMLFDYGRNNDHLAFDFIIHMTFRDLNLIDKPTNFRELVLRKNRHLAKVLDNILANDSKLLIILDGFDEFRHYRSCDVDIFVTEPDEDAEVKEVFGSLMLGELLPNASVMLTSRPAAINHIPVGCIDRFVLITGFSLAEVQDFFLRYFQDSVLAERMFTVVSANELMLTLCYIPAFCYIVCCILKESKDLSGESPKTMTDIYVQYLVALLRSHTQARAETFLQDQKTGTIQQLSDIVLKLGRLAFHKLMEHQTLFYTSDRDVEALEGSSLVSTFLDKTVAQEPGCTEEVFSFAHLTVQEFFAALYCAVTDQTLPDALQTSGEATNNGHLDLFNRFLCGILSERNATFLSRQVGLCCTKEKVETYREKIITELKMLCENGAHVLNCLHCLFEQQDSSLAAAVQPRTLRVNVSDETLSQMDYNAIKYFLNLTKGKISELDLTGTGVSCDALRDIQPLLLRCENLWLGENTLTMESVQVIADVLRVSETITHLGLGWTNIGDDEILTLSSAIRVKKELQELWMEGNRVSYRGLLSFSDLTPDPLKRVVAIWNDLEGSGAAEVCAQESITVDFTDDDMWEAWGQWVFRRCEVSSNEKLVTVLPKVCNISAPCLEAQWAKTFYNQLAQLIKSRIEACTEDDMCKKLRKFDSILNL; this comes from the exons ATGGTGGAGACGGATGTTTCTAACTCCTGTTTGACAACGCTGAGGATACTGCGAGTTTCCCTCGTGGATGAACTGGAAGGACACATCAACTCCCTGCTGGACGTTTTAGTGAGTCGTGAAGTGTTCACTCGAGATGATCGTGAGGTCGTGTTGTGTCAGCTGGGGCCTCGGGCGAGAGTAAGAAAGGTGCTGGATATAGTGGAATGTAAAGGCGAGGAAGCAGCACAGGTTTTTCTGTCTGCGAGGAGTCATCAGCACTCCAAGGAGGGGAGCACAGATCAGCCTCAATCCATAG AGTATAACAAAGTCAAACAGAAGCACAAAGATGTCCTCAGGCGCAGGAGTGAGAGCATGCTTTTCTACAACACCCGACACGGAGAGAAAATCCTTTTTTCCGAACATTATGTCAACCTCCTGTTAGTCGACGGACACCAGGGCTTAGAGATTAAAAGACACGAGGTGCTGACCTTCGGACAAAAGCGACTATCTCTGCAGCAGAAGTCTGCAGTGCGCAGGAATATCTCACCAGCCGAACTGTTCTCGAGTGCAAACGGAGTTCGTCCGGTCAAGAAAGTTCTGGTGACTGGGGTGGCTGGAATCGGGAAAACCATCCTGGTGCAGAAGATGTTGTTCGATTATGGGAGAAACAATGACCACCTTGCATTTGACTTCATCATCCACATGACCTTCAGGGACTTGAATCTGATTGATAAGCCTACAAATTTCAGGGAGTTGGTGTTGCGTAAAAACAGGCACCTTGCTAAAGTGCTGGATAATATCTTGGCTAACGACAGCAAACTGCTCATCATCCTGGACGGCTTCGATGAGTTCAGACACTACAGGAGCTGTGATGTTGACATATTTGTGACTGAGCCAGATGAAGATGCAGAGGTGAAGGAGGTTTTCGGTAGTTTGATGCTGGGTGAGCTGCTACCCAACGCCTCTGTCATGCTCACAAGTCGACCTGCAGCCATCAACCACATCCCTGTGGGCTGCATCGACCGCTTCGTCCTCATCACTGGCTTCTCCTTGGCTGAAGTTCAAGACTTCTTCTTACGTTACTTCCAAGACAGCGTGCTTGCTGAGCGCATGTTCACAGTGGTCTCGGCAAACGAACTCATGCTGACGCTGTGCTACATACCTGCATTTTGTTACATCGTGTGCTGCATCCTCAAGGAAAGCAAAGATCTCTCTGGAGAAAGCCCCAAGACCATGACGGATATTTATGTGCAGTATCTGGTGGCGTTGCTTCGCTCTCACACCCAAGCAAGAGCCGAAACGTTTCTTCAAGACCAGAAAACAGGAACCATCCAGCAGTTGTCTGATATTGTGCTGAAGCTGGGCAGACTCGCCTTCCACAAGCTAATGGAGCACCAAACGTTGTTCTACACCAGTGATCGAGATGTTGAAGCGTTAGAAGGAAGCAGCCTTGTTAGTACTTTCCTTGACAAGACAGTTGCACAAGAACCCGGCTGCACTGAGGAGGTTTTCTCCTTCGCTCATCTGACAGTTCAAGAGTTCTTTGCTGCTCTTTACTGTGCAGTGACGGATCAAACTTTACCTGATGCACTTCAGACCTCAGGAGAGGCAACAAACAACGGACACCTGGACCTTTTCAACCGCTTCCTCTGTGGAATCCTCTCCGAACGCAATGCTACTTTTCTGTCCAGGCAGGTGGGATTGTGTTGCACCAAAGAAAAAGTGGAAACCTATCGAGAGAAAATCATCACAGAGCTCAAGATGCTGTGTGAGAATGGAGCTCATGTTCTAAACTGCTTGCACTGCCTGTTTGAGCAGCAGGACTCCTCACTGGCTGCCGCCGTGCAGCCGAGGACACTACGAGTGAACGTTAGCGATGAAACACTCTCTCAGATGGACTACAACGCCATCAAGTACTTCCTAAACCTCACAAAGGGTAAAATATCAGAGCTGGATCTTACAGGGACTGGAGTGAGCTGTGATGCACTGAGAGATATTCAGCCACTGCTGCTCAGATGTGAGAATCTTTG gctcGGAGAAAACACCCTCACTATGGAATCTGTACAGGTCATTGCTGATGTGCTGCGAGTGTCAGAAACCATCACCCACCTTGG GCTTGGATGGACAAACATTGGTGATGATGAAATACTGACACTTAGTAGTGCCATACGGGTGAAAAAAGAACTTCAAGAACTGTG GATGGAGGGGAATCGAGTGAGCTACAGAGGTCTGCTGTCATTCAGTGACTTGACTCCAGATCCTCTGAAAAGAGTTGT TGCCATATGGAATGACCTGGAAGGCTCAGGAGCTGCGGAAGTGTGCGCCCAAGAAAGCATTACAGTGGATTTCACAGATGATGACATGTGGGAAGCGTGGGGGCAATGGGTGTTCAGAAGGTGTGAGGTCAGCAGCAACGAGAAGTTAGTCACGGTGCTCCCCAAAGTGTGCAACATATCAGCCCCATGCTTGGAGGCCCAGTGGGCCAAGACCTTCTACAACCAGCTGGCACAGCTCATCAAGAGCAGGATTGAGGCCTGCACCGAGGACGACATGTGCAAGAAGCTCAGAAAGTTTGACAGCATTTTGAACCTATGA